One genomic region from Prevotella sp. Rep29 encodes:
- a CDS encoding dicarboxylate/amino acid:cation symporter: MRLPLLLRVIIAIILGIVAGQFLPMGGVRLFATFNSVFGQFLSFIVPLIIVGLVTPAISDIGKGAGKLLVIAVIIAYIDTVIAGLLAFGVGEAVFPGIVESVGSVQVDSEVAIEPFFKISIPPILEVMSALVFSFTIGICVAYGGHKTMKSFFDELREIIVTTIKNAIVPLLPLYIFGIFLTMTHSGQVYHILQVFALIILVIFGLHILILIYEFVIAGIVVKKNPFRLLYNMLPAYFMALGTSSSAATIPVTLRQAKKNGVPDSIADFTIPLCATIHMSGSAMKITACALTICLLEGIPYDFGTFLHFVMMLGIVMVAAPGVPGGAIMAALAPLASILGFDAESQALMIALYIAMDSFGTACNVTGDGAIAAVVGKLFGKQATEKTALTDSE, encoded by the coding sequence ATGCGTTTACCCCTTTTGCTCCGAGTGATAATCGCGATAATACTGGGTATTGTCGCGGGGCAGTTTCTGCCGATGGGCGGCGTGCGGCTGTTTGCCACGTTCAACAGCGTGTTCGGGCAGTTCCTTTCGTTCATCGTCCCGCTGATTATCGTCGGACTGGTGACACCAGCCATCTCCGATATCGGTAAGGGAGCAGGCAAACTGCTGGTGATAGCCGTTATTATCGCCTATATTGATACGGTTATTGCAGGACTGCTGGCTTTCGGCGTGGGAGAGGCAGTGTTCCCGGGCATCGTGGAGTCGGTGGGCAGCGTGCAGGTGGACAGCGAGGTGGCGATAGAACCATTCTTTAAGATTTCCATCCCGCCCATCCTTGAAGTGATGAGCGCACTGGTCTTTTCGTTCACCATAGGAATATGTGTGGCATACGGTGGGCATAAAACGATGAAGTCGTTTTTCGATGAACTGCGCGAGATTATCGTGACAACCATCAAGAACGCCATCGTTCCCCTGCTGCCGCTCTACATTTTCGGCATCTTTCTCACGATGACGCATAGCGGTCAGGTGTATCACATCCTGCAAGTATTTGCACTGATTATCCTCGTCATCTTCGGCCTGCACATCCTTATTTTGATTTATGAGTTCGTGATAGCCGGCATCGTGGTGAAGAAAAATCCTTTCCGTCTGCTCTATAACATGTTGCCCGCCTACTTTATGGCACTGGGCACGTCGTCGTCGGCAGCCACTATTCCCGTCACCCTGCGACAGGCGAAGAAAAACGGAGTGCCCGACAGCATTGCCGACTTCACCATTCCCCTGTGTGCTACCATCCACATGTCGGGCTCGGCAATGAAGATTACGGCGTGTGCGCTGACCATCTGTCTGCTGGAAGGCATTCCCTATGACTTCGGAACTTTCCTGCATTTCGTGATGATGCTGGGCATTGTGATGGTTGCTGCTCCGGGCGTTCCTGGCGGAGCCATCATGGCAGCCTTGGCACCCCTCGCCTCGATACTCGGGTTCGACGCAGAATCGCAGGCACTGATGATAGCCCTCTACATTGCGATGGACTCGTTCGGTACGGCCTGCAATGTGACGGGCGACGGCGCGATTGCGGCAGTGGTGGGCAAACTGTTCGGAAAACAGGCGACAGAAAAGACGGCTCTCACGGATAGCGAATAA
- a CDS encoding Lrp/AsnC family transcriptional regulator — MEKIDELDKKILGILSNNARTPFKEVALECGVSRAAIHQRVQHLVEAGVITGSGFHVNPKSLGYNTCTYVGLTLERGSMYRDVVECLEQIDEVVECHFTTGPYTMMVKLYARDNEQLMELINGKLQHIPSVVATETLISLEQSIKRNIPIK, encoded by the coding sequence ATAGAGAAAATAGACGAACTGGATAAGAAAATACTCGGTATCTTGTCGAACAACGCCCGTACGCCCTTTAAGGAAGTAGCGTTGGAATGCGGTGTGTCGCGTGCGGCGATTCATCAGCGCGTGCAACATCTTGTGGAAGCAGGAGTGATTACAGGAAGCGGTTTCCATGTCAATCCCAAAAGTCTGGGTTACAACACCTGCACTTACGTAGGACTGACGCTGGAGCGCGGCAGCATGTACCGTGATGTGGTGGAGTGCCTGGAGCAGATAGATGAGGTGGTTGAATGCCATTTCACGACCGGTCCCTACACCATGATGGTGAAGCTCTATGCCCGCGACAACGAGCAGTTGATGGAACTTATCAACGGCAAACTGCAGCATATTCCGAGCGTGGTGGCTACGGAAACGCTCATCTCGCTCGAACAAAGCATCAAACGCAATATACCGATTAAATAG
- a CDS encoding membrane dipeptidase translates to MESFDLQAHLDEIYSNFPPEYWKPVIGITANYAEGEARLMDRYYKQVVSAGGVPVLIPPVADKDVIINTLKSIDGLLLTGGGDINPLWSGEQPSPQLHGVNNVRDLPELLITKLAYNRQIPMLGICRGMQTLATALGGKVMQDIEEDFKKQQKAGLSADTEPLKHSQDGDRDMLSHVVNISEGSELQEIYEGASSIYVNSFHHQAVKETGPRFHVTATAPDGIIEAMESTEYKSVLGVQWHPEWLMSDGRRLFRWLVIQAREFKRAKAVHQRVLTLDTHCDTPMFFSKDIHFERRDPRILVDLQKMTEGGQDATTMVAYLPQPAAGATFAEKVPFQVQGPFEYANLIFDKVKAMINGYGRYVSIVRTPSELYDNKKQGRKSIMLGIENGLALEHHIENVEHFARRGIVYITLCHNGDNDLCDSARGMQTHGGMSQFGAEVIREMNRLGIMVDLSHAHEKSFYDALEISATPIVCSHSSCRALCDHPRNLTDDQMRLLASKGGVMQVTLYPGFLRSEGTATIVDAMKHLEHAIEVMGIDCVGLGTDFDGDGGVCGLADSSEMINFTRQLLRRKFNERDIQKIWGGNWLRVMARVQSLRQNTNQQ, encoded by the coding sequence ATGGAGTCGTTTGATCTCCAGGCGCATCTTGATGAAATCTACTCAAACTTCCCGCCGGAATACTGGAAGCCCGTCATCGGAATCACAGCCAACTATGCCGAAGGCGAGGCACGACTGATGGACCGCTACTACAAGCAAGTGGTCAGTGCAGGCGGTGTGCCGGTGCTGATTCCTCCCGTTGCCGATAAGGACGTTATCATCAATACCCTGAAAAGTATTGACGGACTATTGCTCACAGGTGGTGGCGACATCAATCCGCTGTGGAGCGGTGAACAGCCTTCGCCGCAGTTGCATGGAGTGAACAACGTGCGCGACCTGCCCGAACTGCTCATAACGAAATTGGCATACAACCGTCAGATTCCCATGTTGGGCATCTGTCGAGGCATGCAGACACTGGCAACGGCATTAGGCGGGAAGGTGATGCAGGACATAGAAGAAGATTTCAAGAAACAACAAAAGGCGGGTCTGTCCGCAGACACCGAGCCCCTCAAACATTCACAGGACGGCGACCGCGACATGCTGAGCCATGTGGTGAATATCTCAGAAGGTTCGGAACTGCAAGAAATCTACGAAGGAGCATCTTCCATTTATGTCAACTCCTTCCACCACCAAGCAGTCAAGGAGACCGGTCCTCGCTTCCACGTGACAGCAACAGCACCGGATGGTATCATCGAAGCGATGGAGAGCACGGAATACAAGTCGGTGCTCGGTGTGCAGTGGCATCCCGAATGGCTCATGAGTGACGGAAGGCGTCTCTTCCGATGGCTCGTGATTCAGGCGCGGGAGTTCAAACGCGCCAAGGCTGTGCACCAACGAGTGCTCACGCTGGACACCCATTGCGACACACCGATGTTCTTCTCGAAGGACATCCATTTCGAACGGCGCGACCCGCGAATACTCGTCGATCTGCAAAAAATGACAGAAGGTGGTCAGGACGCAACGACGATGGTGGCTTATCTGCCACAGCCGGCTGCGGGCGCGACCTTCGCCGAGAAAGTTCCGTTCCAGGTGCAGGGACCGTTCGAATATGCCAACCTTATCTTCGACAAGGTGAAGGCGATGATTAACGGCTATGGTCGTTATGTGTCAATCGTGCGCACGCCGTCGGAACTTTACGACAACAAGAAGCAGGGGCGAAAGTCAATTATGCTTGGCATTGAGAACGGACTGGCATTGGAACACCATATTGAAAATGTGGAGCACTTCGCCCGAAGAGGAATCGTTTATATCACCCTCTGTCACAATGGCGACAACGACTTGTGCGACTCGGCACGCGGCATGCAGACGCACGGCGGCATGAGCCAGTTCGGCGCGGAGGTCATTCGCGAGATGAACCGCTTAGGCATCATGGTCGATTTGAGTCATGCCCACGAGAAATCGTTCTACGATGCACTCGAAATCAGTGCCACGCCAATCGTCTGTTCGCACAGCAGTTGCAGGGCACTCTGTGACCATCCCCGCAATCTGACCGACGACCAGATGCGGCTTTTGGCTTCGAAAGGTGGAGTGATGCAGGTGACGCTCTATCCAGGTTTCCTCCGCAGCGAGGGGACGGCAACCATCGTCGATGCGATGAAACATCTTGAGCATGCCATTGAGGTGATGGGCATCGATTGCGTAGGATTGGGTACCGATTTCGATGGCGATGGCGGCGTGTGCGGACTGGCAGACAGTTCGGAAATGATCAATTTCACCCGTCAGCTCCTGCGCAGGAAATTCAATGAACGAGATATTCAAAAGATATGGGGCGGCAACTGGCTGCGTGTGATGGCACGTGTGCAGTCGCTCAGACAAAACACCAATCAACAATGA
- the mraZ gene encoding division/cell wall cluster transcriptional repressor MraZ, with amino-acid sequence MRFLGNIEAKTDAKGRVFLPAAFRKILQRAGEGNLVMRRDVFQACLTLYPESVWNEQMDLMRSRLNRWDARQQQIFRQFVSDVELITLDASGRLLIPKRYLKMANIEQEIRFIGLGDTIEIWSAASVERPFVEPAEFSDALQELMRAAGKEEQ; translated from the coding sequence ATGCGTTTTTTAGGAAACATAGAAGCGAAGACAGATGCGAAGGGCAGGGTGTTTCTCCCGGCAGCCTTCCGCAAGATTCTCCAGCGTGCCGGTGAGGGCAATCTGGTGATGCGCAGGGATGTGTTTCAGGCGTGTCTGACGCTCTACCCCGAGTCGGTTTGGAACGAGCAGATGGACCTGATGCGCTCGCGTCTGAACCGTTGGGATGCGCGCCAGCAGCAGATTTTCCGTCAGTTTGTATCGGATGTGGAGTTGATAACCCTTGATGCGAGCGGCAGGCTGCTGATTCCCAAACGTTATCTGAAGATGGCTAACATCGAGCAGGAAATCCGTTTCATCGGTCTGGGCGACACGATTGAAATCTGGAGTGCTGCGAGCGTGGAGAGGCCTTTCGTGGAACCGGCAGAGTTTAGCGATGCTTTGCAGGAACTGATGAGGGCTGCAGGAAAAGAGGAGCAGTAG
- a CDS encoding FprA family A-type flavoprotein: MTEITNKIYYVGVNDRNKNLFEGLWPLPNGVSYNAYLIDDEKVCLIDTVEVDFFTQFIENIREVIGDRKIDYLVVNHMEPDHSGSLALLKKYYPEIQIVGNKKTFGMIQGFYGIEEDGIEVKNGDSIELGAHTLNFVLTPMVHWPETMVTLETTSHVLFSGDAFGCFGALNGGVIDSQINCDGFWLEMVRYYSNIVGKYGTPVQNALKKLEGVQLDYICATHGPVWHDYINKVVDIYDRLSRYEAEEGLVICYGTMYGNTERMAEVIARAASQAGVKNVVLYNVSKTHHSYILRDVFRYRGLIVGAPTYNTGLYHEMDVLLSEIANRDMKGRLFGWFGSYGWAGKAVEKIGEWNEQRLHFEPVGTPVEMKQSLTPEVKAQCEELGRAMAEKLCGK; this comes from the coding sequence ATGACTGAAATTACAAACAAAATCTACTACGTCGGTGTGAACGACCGCAACAAAAACCTGTTCGAGGGACTGTGGCCGCTGCCTAACGGCGTGAGCTACAACGCGTATCTGATCGACGACGAAAAGGTGTGCCTGATTGATACGGTGGAAGTGGACTTTTTCACCCAATTCATCGAGAATATCCGCGAAGTGATAGGCGACCGGAAAATCGACTATCTCGTCGTCAACCACATGGAGCCCGACCACAGCGGTTCGTTGGCACTGCTGAAGAAATATTATCCGGAAATACAGATTGTCGGCAACAAGAAAACCTTTGGCATGATACAAGGGTTTTATGGCATTGAAGAGGATGGGATAGAGGTGAAAAACGGCGATTCCATCGAGCTTGGGGCGCACACGTTGAACTTTGTTCTCACACCGATGGTGCACTGGCCGGAGACGATGGTGACGCTCGAAACGACGTCGCACGTGCTCTTCTCCGGCGACGCATTCGGCTGTTTCGGTGCGCTCAACGGAGGAGTCATCGACTCGCAAATCAACTGCGACGGCTTCTGGCTCGAGATGGTGCGCTACTATTCGAATATCGTCGGCAAGTATGGCACGCCCGTGCAGAATGCGCTGAAGAAGTTGGAAGGTGTGCAGCTCGACTATATCTGCGCCACCCACGGACCCGTATGGCACGACTATATAAATAAGGTGGTGGACATTTACGACCGTCTGAGCCGCTATGAGGCGGAAGAGGGACTGGTCATCTGCTACGGCACGATGTATGGCAACACCGAGCGGATGGCAGAGGTAATAGCGCGCGCAGCGAGCCAGGCAGGAGTGAAGAATGTGGTGCTCTACAATGTGTCGAAGACCCATCACAGCTATATCCTGCGCGATGTGTTCCGTTACCGCGGACTGATAGTTGGTGCACCGACCTACAACACAGGACTCTACCATGAGATGGACGTACTCCTGTCGGAGATTGCCAACCGCGATATGAAGGGACGTCTCTTCGGATGGTTCGGCAGTTACGGCTGGGCTGGCAAGGCGGTGGAGAAAATCGGCGAATGGAACGAGCAGCGCCTGCACTTCGAACCCGTCGGCACGCCTGTGGAAATGAAGCAGTCGCTCACGCCTGAAGTGAAAGCACAGTGCGAAGAACTGGGCAGGGCGATGGCGGAGAAACTCTGCGGAAAATAA
- a CDS encoding M28 family peptidase encodes MRRKSVTAFGLIIMVAAVCSCAACKNTKNVKTGSAVEVTDPVGPAFDADSAYAFCQQQCDFGARAMNTPAHEQCKEWIAEEFRAYGCLVEEQQADLKGYDGTMLKATNIIARTSADNSKPHILLCAHYDTRPWADNDPDESNRRKPVAGANDGASGVAVMLEIARLIQQNPLPGVAVDFVCFDAEDWGTPQWAEQQSDESWALGARYWAANRPYKNDYAIVFGILLDMVGGVGAQFYQEGFSLEYAQSIVNQVWSAAASAGYSGYFPATPGGYVTDDHVPVNEVAGIPTVDIVPYYPNCKESSFGPAWHTLADNMENIDRNTLKAVGQTVIQVLYSNH; translated from the coding sequence ATGAGAAGAAAATCTGTGACAGCCTTCGGGCTGATAATAATGGTAGCGGCGGTTTGTTCGTGTGCTGCCTGTAAGAATACCAAGAACGTCAAAACAGGTTCAGCGGTCGAGGTGACGGACCCCGTAGGGCCTGCTTTTGATGCCGATTCTGCCTATGCTTTCTGTCAGCAGCAATGCGATTTCGGTGCTCGGGCGATGAATACACCGGCGCATGAGCAGTGCAAGGAATGGATTGCCGAGGAGTTTCGCGCTTACGGCTGTCTCGTCGAGGAGCAGCAGGCAGACCTGAAAGGCTATGACGGAACGATGCTGAAAGCCACGAATATTATTGCACGTACTTCAGCGGACAACAGCAAACCACATATCCTGCTTTGTGCACATTACGACACCCGTCCATGGGCGGACAACGACCCGGACGAGAGTAACCGCCGGAAACCCGTAGCAGGAGCTAATGACGGGGCATCGGGCGTGGCGGTGATGCTCGAGATTGCCCGCCTCATCCAGCAAAACCCGCTGCCTGGCGTAGCGGTGGATTTCGTGTGTTTCGACGCTGAAGACTGGGGCACGCCGCAATGGGCAGAGCAGCAGAGCGACGAGTCGTGGGCTTTGGGTGCACGCTATTGGGCTGCCAATCGTCCATATAAAAATGACTATGCCATCGTCTTCGGCATCTTGCTCGACATGGTCGGTGGCGTAGGTGCGCAGTTCTATCAGGAAGGTTTCTCGTTGGAATACGCTCAGTCGATTGTCAATCAGGTGTGGAGTGCGGCTGCATCAGCAGGTTATAGTGGCTATTTCCCTGCCACGCCCGGCGGTTATGTGACCGACGACCATGTGCCTGTGAACGAGGTGGCTGGCATACCGACCGTAGATATCGTTCCCTATTACCCGAACTGCAAGGAAAGTTCGTTCGGACCGGCATGGCATACACTTGCCGACAATATGGAGAATATTGACAGAAATACGCTCAAAGCAGTAGGACAGACAGTCATACAGGTGTTGTATTCGAATCATTAA
- the rsmH gene encoding 16S rRNA (cytosine(1402)-N(4))-methyltransferase RsmH: MTVAEEYHVPVLLKESVDGLNIHSGGVYVDVTFGGGGHSREIYSRLDATSSLFAFDQDADAERQWQQAMEDGKVSPEGEAHPRFVFVRSNFRYLKNWMRYYGVSQIDGLLADLGVSSHHFDEQERGFSFRFDAPLDMRMNQRATLTAQDVVNDYPEERLADVLHFYGELKNARRIAAVIARKRETQVLTTTQQLADAVQELFPKERGKKELTKLFQALRIEVNHEMEALKELLTAATELLRPGGRLSVITYHSLEDRLVKNLIKSGNVEGRVEQDFFGRVTAPLEAVNNKVIIPDEDEQTRNPRSRSAKLRIAEKKR; this comes from the coding sequence TTGACGGTTGCGGAAGAATACCATGTACCGGTGCTCTTGAAAGAGAGTGTGGACGGTCTGAATATCCATTCAGGCGGTGTGTATGTCGATGTGACCTTCGGAGGCGGCGGGCATTCGCGTGAGATTTACTCGCGCTTGGATGCCACGTCGAGTTTGTTCGCCTTCGACCAAGATGCAGATGCAGAACGGCAGTGGCAGCAAGCCATGGAGGATGGGAAGGTGTCGCCAGAGGGCGAAGCGCATCCGCGTTTTGTGTTTGTGCGTTCCAATTTCCGTTATCTGAAAAACTGGATGCGCTATTATGGCGTGTCGCAGATTGACGGATTGTTGGCGGACTTAGGCGTCTCGAGCCATCACTTCGATGAGCAGGAGCGCGGATTCTCCTTCCGTTTCGATGCCCCGTTGGATATGCGGATGAATCAGCGGGCAACGCTGACGGCGCAGGATGTGGTGAACGACTATCCTGAAGAGCGCTTGGCTGACGTGCTCCACTTCTACGGCGAACTGAAAAATGCCCGTCGGATAGCTGCCGTCATCGCAAGGAAGCGCGAAACGCAGGTGCTGACCACCACACAGCAGTTGGCTGATGCCGTGCAAGAACTCTTCCCCAAAGAGCGCGGGAAGAAAGAACTCACGAAACTGTTCCAGGCACTCCGCATCGAAGTGAACCATGAAATGGAGGCGTTGAAAGAACTCCTGACGGCAGCCACCGAACTGCTCCGACCGGGCGGCAGGCTTTCGGTCATCACCTATCACTCGTTGGAAGACCGACTGGTGAAAAACTTAATCAAGAGCGGCAATGTGGAAGGACGCGTTGAGCAGGACTTTTTCGGGAGGGTTACGGCACCCCTCGAGGCTGTGAACAATAAGGTGATCATCCCCGACGAAGACGAACAGACGCGTAACCCGCGCAGCAGGAGCGCAAAACTGAGGATTGCAGAAAAGAAACGATAA
- a CDS encoding 1-acyl-sn-glycerol-3-phosphate acyltransferase: protein MTEITEKTIDIDHILKGKMGSKAKFVPKFARNWLKRIIHQDEVNAFLWDSRDKTGVEWLEATLRYLDVTLEIEGKENLPAKDDGRLYTFVSNHPLGGADGVALGAIIGKQYDGRFRYLVNDLLMNLPGLAPLCIPINKTGHQSRNFPAMVEAGFKSDHHMLMFPAGLCSRKINGEIHDLDWKKTFITKSVETQRDVVPIHFSGENSDRFYRIANICKRLGIKFNIAMLFLVDEMYKNVHKTFRVTIGKPIPWQTFDKSKSATQWALHVEDIVYQLGKEK from the coding sequence ATGACAGAAATTACAGAAAAAACGATTGATATCGACCATATTCTCAAAGGGAAAATGGGTTCAAAAGCCAAGTTTGTGCCGAAGTTCGCGCGCAACTGGCTCAAGCGCATCATCCACCAGGACGAGGTGAATGCGTTCCTCTGGGACAGCCGCGACAAGACAGGAGTGGAATGGCTCGAGGCAACACTGCGCTATCTGGACGTGACGTTGGAGATTGAAGGCAAGGAAAATCTGCCTGCCAAAGATGACGGACGCCTTTACACGTTCGTGTCGAACCATCCGCTGGGCGGAGCCGACGGAGTGGCGCTCGGTGCCATCATCGGCAAACAATACGACGGACGCTTCCGCTATCTGGTCAACGACCTACTCATGAACTTGCCGGGACTGGCTCCCCTCTGCATCCCCATCAACAAGACGGGACACCAGAGCCGCAATTTCCCGGCGATGGTCGAGGCGGGCTTCAAGAGCGATCATCACATGCTCATGTTCCCGGCGGGGCTCTGCTCACGCAAGATTAACGGCGAAATCCACGACCTCGACTGGAAAAAAACTTTCATCACGAAGAGCGTTGAGACACAGCGCGACGTGGTGCCCATCCACTTCAGCGGAGAGAACTCAGACCGATTCTACCGCATCGCCAACATCTGCAAGCGACTGGGCATCAAATTCAACATCGCCATGCTCTTCCTTGTTGACGAAATGTACAAGAACGTGCACAAGACTTTCCGTGTCACCATCGGCAAGCCTATCCCATGGCAGACATTCGACAAGTCGAAAAGTGCCACACAGTGGGCTCTCCACGTCGAAGATATCGTCTATCAACTTGGTAAAGAAAAATAG
- a CDS encoding GNAT family N-acetyltransferase, with product MQPIIPPVDKQILKRELTAERQLRITNKSANEIYIVDYHNAPNVVREIGRQREEAFRAAGGGTGKELDLDKFDTMENCYKQLIVWNPEAEEIIGGYRYKLGTDVDFDEQGQPILATSHMFHFSEKFIREYLPYTIELARSYVTLPYQSTRMGSKSLFALDNLWDGLGALTVIMPNVKYFFGKVTMYPSYVRKGRDMILYFLNKHFSDPENLIIPMKPLKIETNPEELEQLFNKSSFKDDYVTLNAEIRKLGFNIPPLVNAYMGLSPTMRMFGTAINDGFGDVEETGILIAVNEILEQKRIRHIDTFIAEHPEALKITSGANKIISKQ from the coding sequence ATGCAACCGATTATTCCTCCCGTCGACAAGCAAATCCTCAAGCGTGAACTCACAGCAGAACGCCAACTCCGCATCACCAACAAGAGCGCAAACGAAATCTATATCGTCGATTATCACAACGCACCGAACGTGGTGCGCGAGATAGGACGCCAGCGCGAAGAGGCTTTCAGGGCTGCCGGAGGAGGAACGGGCAAGGAACTCGACCTCGACAAGTTCGACACGATGGAAAACTGCTACAAACAACTCATCGTCTGGAACCCAGAGGCAGAGGAGATTATCGGCGGCTATCGCTACAAACTCGGAACGGATGTGGATTTCGACGAACAGGGACAACCCATCCTCGCCACCAGCCACATGTTCCATTTCTCCGAAAAGTTTATCCGCGAATACCTGCCCTACACCATCGAGCTGGCACGCTCATACGTGACACTCCCCTATCAAAGCACGCGCATGGGCTCAAAAAGCCTTTTCGCACTCGACAACCTATGGGACGGACTGGGCGCACTGACAGTCATCATGCCCAACGTGAAATATTTCTTCGGAAAGGTAACCATGTATCCCTCTTACGTAAGAAAAGGACGCGACATGATTCTCTACTTCCTCAACAAGCATTTCAGCGACCCAGAAAACCTCATTATCCCGATGAAACCGCTGAAAATTGAAACAAATCCGGAGGAATTGGAGCAACTTTTCAACAAATCTTCGTTCAAAGACGACTACGTCACGCTCAATGCCGAAATCCGCAAATTGGGATTCAACATACCACCATTGGTCAACGCCTACATGGGACTCAGCCCGACAATGAGAATGTTCGGAACCGCCATCAACGACGGATTCGGCGACGTGGAAGAGACGGGCATCCTCATTGCCGTCAACGAAATTCTCGAACAGAAACGCATCCGACACATCGACACCTTCATTGCTGAACACCCCGAAGCACTGAAAATCACATCGGGAGCAAATAAGATTATTTCGAAGCAGTAA
- a CDS encoding FtsL-like putative cell division protein, translating into MKEQDEKEQKLSEQEPLKELLEAAENGKEPLSAEAEQAPEEEGPTLKEVIEETAREDEQPLSSQFTLRKILGGDILNNRSIRRQIWLILLIVLFTIIYVANRYSCQKDLIEIDRLNNVFQKAKYKALSKSSELTEMSRESNVLEALKANNDSSLKQASQPPYFIEIPQ; encoded by the coding sequence ATGAAAGAACAAGACGAAAAAGAGCAAAAACTGTCAGAGCAAGAGCCCCTCAAGGAGCTCCTTGAAGCGGCAGAGAACGGCAAGGAGCCGCTCTCGGCAGAGGCAGAGCAGGCGCCTGAAGAGGAAGGACCTACGCTGAAAGAAGTGATAGAGGAGACCGCTCGCGAAGATGAGCAGCCGCTCTCTTCGCAATTCACGCTGCGTAAGATTCTCGGTGGCGACATCCTGAACAACCGCTCCATCCGCCGACAGATATGGCTTATCCTGCTGATTGTCCTGTTCACCATCATCTATGTGGCGAATCGCTACAGTTGTCAAAAAGATCTTATTGAGATAGACCGCCTGAATAATGTTTTTCAAAAGGCAAAATACAAAGCGTTATCAAAATCGAGCGAACTGACGGAAATGAGTCGGGAGAGCAACGTGCTCGAGGCTTTGAAAGCCAATAACGACAGTAGCTTGAAGCAAGCCAGTCAGCCACCGTATTTCATAGAGATACCTCAATAG